DNA from Nitrospina gracilis Nb-211:
CCTGGAGCTTCCCTGAGTTCGCAAATCCAACCCAATCCCGCACGCCTCCGATGGCTTCCAAGATCGAAAAAGAAATCGAACAGCTCCGCCGCGAAATCCACCACCACGACCATTTGTACTATGTGCTCGACCAACCGGAGATCAGCGACCGCGAATACGACCGCCTGCTTGACCGGCTGAAAGAGCTGGAGGCAAAACACCCGGAACTGGTGACGCCGGACTCGCCGACGCAACGGGTCGGCGGCAAGGCGTCGGAGAAGTTCGATCCCGTCGAGCACAAGGTGCCGATGATGAGCCTCGACAACACGTACAACGTCGAGGAGGTCGAGGACTTTCATCAACGCGTGTGCAAAACGCTGGGCACGGAAGAGGTCGAGTACGTGGTGGAACTCAAGATCGACGGCCTGGGCGTGACCCTCGCCTACGACAACGGCCGCTTCGTGCAGGGCGCGACGCGCGGCGACGGCAAGGTGGGCGAGGACGTCACCGCCAACCTCAAAACCCTCCGCTCGGTGCCGCTCACCCTCGATACGTCCAAGCTGAAACACAAATACCTCGAAGTGCGCGGCGAGGTATACATGGATCATACCGGTTTTAAAAAACTCAATTCCGCGCGCGAGGAACGCGGCGAGACGCCGTTTGCCAATCCGCGCAACGCCGCCGCCGGGTCCGTGCGCCTGCTCGATCCGTCCATCACCGCCGAGCGGCCGCTCCGCATCTGGGTGTACAGCGTCGGGCACCTCGAAGGCCCGGCGTTCGACACGCATTACGAAGCGTTGCAGACTCTCAAGCAACTCGGCTTTCGCATCAACCCGCACACCGAACTGTGCAAAAATTTCGACGCGGTGCGGAAACTCATCGACCGCTGGCAGGAAAAACGCCGGACCCTGGATTACGACGTGGACGGGCTGGTCATCAAGGTCAACCGCATCAAGTCGCAGAACAAACTGGGCTATACCGCCAAGCACCCGCGCTGGGCGGTGGCGTACAAGTACGAGGCGGAGGAAGCGCAGACGAAAGTGAACGCCATCAATGTGCAGGTGGGGCGGACGGGGGCCATCACGCCGGTGGCGGAGCTGGAGCCGGTGCTGGTGGCGGGCACCACGGTAAAACGCGCCACGCTTCATAACGAAGACGAGATCAAGCGCCTCGACGTGCGTGTCGGCGACGACGTGATCATCGTCAAGGCCGGGGAGATCATCCCGAAAGTCGTGCGCGTGGTGACGCCGGAAGGATCGAAACGCGGCAAGCCATACACCATGCCCAAAACCTGTCCCGAATGCGATACGCCGATCGTGCGGCAGGAAGGCGAGGCGGCGTGGCGGTGCGTCAACGCCTCGTGCCCGGCGCAGTTGAAGGAACACCTGTTGCACTTCGCGTCGCGCGACGCGATGGACATCGATCACCTGGGCACGGCGGTGGTGGAACAACTGGTCAACTCCGGCCGGGTGAAGACGGTGTCCGATCTCTACACGCTCGAACACGAGGAAGTGAAGAACCTCGAACGCTTCGCCGAGAAGTCGGCGCAGAACCTGATCGACGCCATCGAAAAGAGCAGGCGGGCGGGCCTGAGCCGCCTCATCCATGCGCTGGGCATCCGCTTCGTCGGCCAGCGCGTGGCGCAGGTGCTGGCCAACACGTTTCACACCATGGACGCGCTGGAGAAGGCGAGCTTTGAAGATTTGGAGTCGATCGACGAGATCGGCCCGAAGATCGCCGAGAGCCTGCGCCAGTTTTTCGACGAGGACAAAAACAAAAAAGAGATCGCGCACTTAAAAGATATGGGCGTGGTGATGGAAGAAGAGCGCGCGGAGGTGGCAGGCGACGGTGCGCTTTCCGGCAAGCAGTTCGTGCTGACGGGGACGCTGGAGAACCACACGCGCGAGGAGGCGAAGGCGCTCATCCACAAGGCCGGCGGGCGGGTGACGTCCAGCGTGTCGCAGAAAACCGATTACGTGGTGGCGGGTGCGGACCCGGGAAGTAAACTCGACAAGGCGAAAAAACTCGGCGTCGCCGTGCTGGATGAAGCCGCGTTTGAAAAACTGTTGAAGGGGAAGTGAACCGTTAAGGGAAACCGTTACCAGGAGTTCTGGGTATGGACGAATGGAAACCGTGGATCGGTGGCGGGTTGCTTATAGGATTGTTCCTGCTGTTCGCAGTGGTCAATGCGGCGGTGTTTTATAAAGGCGTGATCCGTAAAGAAAAAGTCGGCTCCGGCGTTCCCTTCCTCGGCGGCATCTTCGGCTTGATCGGATTCCTCACACTCCCTGTCCCCATTCTTCACAAACTGTACCTCGCCCCCCTGTTCCTCGACATCGGTTGCGTGCCGGGGGTTTTCATTTCTCTGATCTCGAAAATATTTTCTTCCGGCAGGTGAGGACAGCCATTCTTTCGTTTCCCATAAGAGAACTGAGGAGCAGTCATTGGTGACTTCCTCTTGATCCCCTCCTTGAGAAGGAGGGGAGGGTTTAAGTGCTCTATGCAGGAATCGGATCCGAACTGAATTTGAACGTGGGAGTGGTGAGGAAAAAAGGAATGACTCAGCTGGTCGAGGAGCTGGAGGGTTTGGGACCGCTTCGGCGCCGGGGGCCGGATGGTCTGCGGCCGCGTGACCGGTTGCCACCACCACCTCCACCACCACTGCCGCCGCGTCCTCCTCCCGAACCGCGCGGAGGGCGGCCGTTGCGGGCCGGACCGGAGCCGCCGCCGGGGCGTCTCTGCCCGAACGGTCTCGGCTTGCGCCGGGGCGGGGTGCCCGGACGCTCTTCCTCGAACAGTTCCTCTTCCGGCCACTCGACGGGAATTTTCGTGGTCAATGTCTCTTCAATGCGCACCAGGTTGTCCACGTATTCCTCGCAGGCGAGGCTGATGGCGTCGCCGCGTTTGCCCGCTCGCGCCGTGCGTCCGATGCGATGGATGTAGTCCTCCGGGTCCTGCGGCAGGTCGTAGTTGATGACGTGCGTGATGTCGTCGATGTGCAGTCCGCGCGACGCGACGTCGGTCGCAATCAGGATATCGAGCTCACCTTCGGTGAACCGCTCCAGCGTCTTGATGCGTTTTTTCTGCGGCAGATCGCCGGAAATCTGTGCGGCGTTGTAGCCATTGTGTTGCAGGCGCAACTCGAGGTTTTCCGCCTCCGCCTTGGTATTGGTGAAGATGATCACCTTGTCGCCCTGTTCCTGCTTGAGCAGGCCGAGGAGCAGGCTGAACTTCTCGTGCGAGCCGACGTGGTACATTTTCTGATCCACCTCGTCCACCACCAGCTTTTCCGGCTCGATGCGCACGGGGATGGGGTCATTCATGTGCTCGTAGCACAGTTCCATGACGCGGTGGTTGAGTGTCGCCGAGAACAGCATCGACTGGCGTTTGTTGTAAGGCGAGATGTTGCGCAGGATGTAGCGCAGGTCCTTGATGAAACCCATGTCGAACATGCGGTCGGCTTCGTCGATGACCAGCACCTCGACGGATTTCAGGCTGAAGAATTTCTGCTTGTAAAAATCGATCAGGCGGCCCGGAGTGACGATGAGCAGGTCCACGCCCTTTCTGATCTCTTCCCTCTGTTTGTCATAATCCACTCCACCGTAGATGCAAACGGTGCGGAAACCGGTGTGCTGGCCCAGCTCCTTGGCGTCGCGTTCGATCTGGATGGCGAGTTCGCGCGTCGGCGCGATGACGAGTCCCCGCGGCGCGACCCAGGTGTTGCCTTTCTGTTCGGGCTTCGGCGTCCGCAACAGTTTGGTGAACAGCGCGATCAGAAACGCGGCGGTTTTGCCGGTGCCGGTCTGCGCCTGTCCGGCGACGTCTTTGCCCTCGAGGGCGTGGGGAAGGGTTTTGGCCTGGATGGGAGTGCAGTGTTTGAACCCCGCACTGCGGATTCCCTGCATGACCTCCTCAGGCAGGAGGAGGCTTTCAAATTCAACTTGTTCCATAGTGGTAGTTTGTCTTCCGGTTCACCAGTGGAGGAGGCCGGTTAGGCGGCCCGCACAGGATCGATTTCTGGATGTTCCGCAGATTGCGGACTTCGGCACGAGGTATTGATTTTTTACAAGTTGCGCTAGTATATACCACCTATTGGGGTTTGCAAACCATTACCTCATTTTTCTTGACAACCCCTTCGGGTTGGTGGTTCAA
Protein-coding regions in this window:
- the ligA gene encoding NAD-dependent DNA ligase LigA is translated as MASKIEKEIEQLRREIHHHDHLYYVLDQPEISDREYDRLLDRLKELEAKHPELVTPDSPTQRVGGKASEKFDPVEHKVPMMSLDNTYNVEEVEDFHQRVCKTLGTEEVEYVVELKIDGLGVTLAYDNGRFVQGATRGDGKVGEDVTANLKTLRSVPLTLDTSKLKHKYLEVRGEVYMDHTGFKKLNSAREERGETPFANPRNAAAGSVRLLDPSITAERPLRIWVYSVGHLEGPAFDTHYEALQTLKQLGFRINPHTELCKNFDAVRKLIDRWQEKRRTLDYDVDGLVIKVNRIKSQNKLGYTAKHPRWAVAYKYEAEEAQTKVNAINVQVGRTGAITPVAELEPVLVAGTTVKRATLHNEDEIKRLDVRVGDDVIIVKAGEIIPKVVRVVTPEGSKRGKPYTMPKTCPECDTPIVRQEGEAAWRCVNASCPAQLKEHLLHFASRDAMDIDHLGTAVVEQLVNSGRVKTVSDLYTLEHEEVKNLERFAEKSAQNLIDAIEKSRRAGLSRLIHALGIRFVGQRVAQVLANTFHTMDALEKASFEDLESIDEIGPKIAESLRQFFDEDKNKKEIAHLKDMGVVMEEERAEVAGDGALSGKQFVLTGTLENHTREEAKALIHKAGGRVTSSVSQKTDYVVAGADPGSKLDKAKKLGVAVLDEAAFEKLLKGK
- a CDS encoding DEAD/DEAH box helicase, which translates into the protein MEQVEFESLLLPEEVMQGIRSAGFKHCTPIQAKTLPHALEGKDVAGQAQTGTGKTAAFLIALFTKLLRTPKPEQKGNTWVAPRGLVIAPTRELAIQIERDAKELGQHTGFRTVCIYGGVDYDKQREEIRKGVDLLIVTPGRLIDFYKQKFFSLKSVEVLVIDEADRMFDMGFIKDLRYILRNISPYNKRQSMLFSATLNHRVMELCYEHMNDPIPVRIEPEKLVVDEVDQKMYHVGSHEKFSLLLGLLKQEQGDKVIIFTNTKAEAENLELRLQHNGYNAAQISGDLPQKKRIKTLERFTEGELDILIATDVASRGLHIDDITHVINYDLPQDPEDYIHRIGRTARAGKRGDAISLACEEYVDNLVRIEETLTTKIPVEWPEEELFEEERPGTPPRRKPRPFGQRRPGGGSGPARNGRPPRGSGGGRGGSGGGGGGGNRSRGRRPSGPRRRSGPKPSSSSTS